The Haloferax sp. Atlit-12N genome contains a region encoding:
- a CDS encoding helix-turn-helix domain-containing protein, with protein MAIVAEILLSSDVLPLVKLARSLPSREISLSQMIRLEDSKYIFMVSVEADARDAFEAEAVEQPEVVDVRPVGETPDGWFYQVITERASDVLESHDPTQFEGVLMEAIITGEGWIERKMFADYDALSTLRDRCQVYGLPFELLNISSDPEHPDERAQFGLTDRQYEAMRLAFSLGYYDTPRTASTAEVAAELGISAPALSDLLRRAEHRLISQTIANGHILNPIASR; from the coding sequence ATGGCTATCGTCGCGGAGATTCTCCTATCGTCGGACGTCCTCCCGCTCGTCAAACTGGCTCGGTCGCTCCCGAGTCGGGAGATTTCGCTCTCGCAGATGATTCGGCTCGAGGACTCGAAGTACATCTTCATGGTGAGTGTCGAAGCGGACGCGAGAGACGCGTTCGAGGCCGAGGCCGTCGAGCAACCGGAGGTCGTCGACGTGCGGCCCGTCGGTGAGACGCCTGACGGCTGGTTCTATCAGGTCATCACCGAGCGGGCATCCGACGTTCTCGAGTCGCACGACCCCACGCAGTTCGAGGGGGTGTTGATGGAAGCGATTATCACCGGCGAGGGGTGGATAGAACGGAAGATGTTCGCCGACTACGACGCGCTCAGCACGCTTCGGGACCGCTGTCAAGTGTACGGGCTTCCCTTCGAACTCCTCAACATCTCTTCGGACCCCGAACACCCCGATGAACGGGCGCAGTTCGGCCTGACCGACAGACAGTACGAGGCCATGAGGCTCGCTTTCTCGCTCGGGTACTACGACACGCCGCGGACCGCATCGACGGCCGAGGTCGCAGCGGAACTTGGTATCTCAGCACCCGCGCTCTCGGACCTGCTCCGACGGGCAGAACACAGGCTAATCAGTCAGACGATTGCCAACGGACACATCCTCAATCCGATTGCCAGTCGGTGA